One part of the Lotus japonicus ecotype B-129 chromosome 2, LjGifu_v1.2 genome encodes these proteins:
- the LOC130740730 gene encoding ATP-dependent DNA helicase DDM1 yields the protein MVTKDKVKTEDPAVESPTSVLEDEDACGKEGEVKLEEEVIVDVKDDGSSLLPESIAEEEEKLLKARIQEDEVKCEEAPDLNETQFDKLDELLTQTKLYSEFLLEKMDDITLNGGDKENDAEAEEESNPAVKKKGRGGKRKAASQCNTRKAKRAVAAMLTRSKESEQTEDMNLTAEERVEKEQKELIPFLTGGKLKSYQLKGVKWLISLWQNGLNGILADQMGLGKTIQTIGFLAHLKGNGLDGPYMIIAPLSTLSNWVNEISRFAPSLPAVIYHGDKKQRDEIRRKHMPRTIGPEFPIVITSYEVALNDAKKHLRAYHWKYLVVDEGHRLKNSKCLLVKALKCMTVENKLLLTGTPLQNNLAELWSLLNFILPDIFSSLEEFESWFNLSGKCSNGATKEELEEKRRAQVVAKLHAILRPFLLRRMKADVELMLPRKKEIIIYASMTENQKSLQDHLINKTLGKYLEDKMSIGRVGAKLNNLVIQLRKVCNHPDLVDSAFDGSHFYPPVNEIVEQCGKFHLLDRLLQRLFARNHKVLIFSQWTKVLDIMDYYFSEKGFEVCRIDGSVKLEERKRQIQEFNDVNSNCRIFLLSTRAGGLGINLTAADTCILYDSDWNPQMDLQAMDRCHRIGQTKPVHVYRLATAQSVEGRMLKRAFSKLKLEHVVIEKGQFHQERSKPVNVNEMEEDDVLALLRNEETAEDKMIQTDISDEDLEKLLDRSDLVINSSNDDENFKAPGISFPLKGPGWEVVIPTASGGMLSTLNS from the exons ATGGTGACGAAGGACAAAGTGAAAACCGAAGATCCTGCTGTTGAATCTCCCACTTCGGTCCTAGAAGATGAG GATGCCTGTGGCAAGGAAGGGGAAGTTAAGTTGGAAGAAGAGGTGATTGTGGATGTTAAAGATGATGGATCCTCCCTTTTGCCGGAATCAATTgcggaggaggaagagaagtTGCTCAAAGCTCGGATTCAGGAAGATGAAGTGAAGTGTGAGGAGGCACCGGACCTCAATGAGACACAGTTTGACAAATTGGATGAGCTTTTAACGCAAACCAAGCTGTACTCTGAGTTTCTTCTGGAGAAAATGGATGACATCACGCTT aatGGGGGCGATAAAGAGAATGACGCTGAGGCTGAGGAGGAGAGTAATCCAGCGGTGAAGAAGAAGGGTCGCGGAGGAAAACGAAAAGCAGCTTCACAATGCAATACA AGGAAGGCCAAAAGGGCAGTTGCTGCCATGCTTACAAGATCTAAAGAAAGTGAGCAGACTGAAGATATGAACTTGACTGCGGAAGAAAGAGTTGAGAAAGAGCAGAAGGAGCTTATCCCTTTTCTCACAGGTGGAAAATTGAAGTCTTACCAACTAAAGGGTGTAAAGTGGTTGATCTCCCTTTGGCAAAATGGTTTGAATGGAATTCTTGCGGATCAAATGGGTCTTGGGAAGACAATTCAGACAATTGGGTTTCTTGCACATCTGAAAGGCAATGGTCTGGATGGGCCATATATGATAATTGCTCCTCTATCAACACTCTCAAATTGGGTGAATGAGATTTCTAG gTTTGCACCATCGCTCCCAGCTGTTATCTACCATGGTGACAAGAAACAGAGAGATGAAATCCGAAGGAAACATATGCCTAGAACAATTGGCCCAGAATTTCCCATAGTAATTACTTCTTATGAGGTTGCTTTAAATGATGCCAAGAAACATCTCAGAGCATACCATTGGAAATATCTTGTTGTTGATGAG GGACACAggctcaaaaattcaaaatgctTATTAGTGAAGGCGTTGAAATGCATGACTGTAGAAAATAAGCTTCTTCTTACTGGGACACCTCTTCAGAATAACTTGGCAGAGCTATGGTCGTTGTTGAACTTCATTTTACCTGATATCTTCTCATCCCTTGAAGAATTTGAGTCATG GTTTAATCTGTCAGGCAAGTGCAGTAATGGAGCAACCAAGGAAGAACTGGAAGAGAAAAGAAGAGCCCAA GTAGTAGCAAAGCTTCATGCAATTCTTCGGCCCTTTCTCTTGCGTAGGATGAAGGCTGATGTTGAGCTGATGTTGCCACGGAAAAAGGAGATAATTATCTATGCAAGCATGACTGAAAATCAGAAAAGCTTGCAGGATCATTTAATTAACAAGACATTGGGGAAATATTTAGAAGACAAAATGTCAATTG GACGTGTTGGGGCAAAGCTTAATAATTTGGTCATTCAACTTAGAAAGGTCTGCAACCATCCAGACCTCGTAGATTCAGCCTTTGATGGCTCAC ATTTTTATCCTCCTGTAAATGAGATAGTTGAACAATGTGGAAAATTCCATTTGCTTGACCGATTGTTGCAGCGGCTGTTTGCTCGCAATCACAAA GTTCTGATCTTCAGTCAGTGGACTAAGGTGTTAGATATAATGGACTATTATTTCAGTGAAAAGGGCTTTGAAGTTTGCAGGATTGATGGGAGTGTCAAACTAGAGGAAAGGAAACGACAG ATCCAGGAGTTCAATGATGTAAACAGCAATTGCAGAATCTTTCTTCTTTCAACTAGGGCTGGTGGATTGGGAATTAATCTCACTGCGGCTGACACTTGCATTCTTTATGACAGCGATTGG AATCCTCAAATGGATTTACAGGCCATGGATAGATGCCATAGAATAGGTCAAACAAAGCCTGTTCATGTTTACAGGCTTGCAACTGCTCAATCTGTAGAG GGTCGCATGTTAAAAAGAGCTTTTAGCAAGTTGAAGCTTGAGCATGTGGTTATTGAGAAAGGACAGTTTCATCAAGAACGTTCAAAGCCTGTCAATGTGAATGAAATGGAG GAGGATGATGTTTTGGCATTGCTTCGAAATGAAGAAACAGCGGAAGATAAAATGATACAAACCGATATTAGTGATGAAGACTTGGAGAAGCTCTTGGACCGCAGTGATCTTGTTATCAATAGCTCAAATGATGATGAAAACTTCAAAGCACCAGGAATCTCATTTCCCTTGAAAGGGCCTGGGTGGGAGGTGGTGATTCCAACTGCGAGTGGGGGCATGCTTTCTACCCTTAACAGTTGA